TTGCTGGGATACGCTGTGCCAGGTGTCGCCCGGACGTGCGGTGTGAAAAGGTGTTGCAGCTTTTTTGTGCTTGCGCGACAGATAGTATACTTTACCCGGAATAAGGGGCATTTCTGCAAGCATATCATTGTAACGCATAAATTTCGGGGCCTTCATGTTCCCTTCCCTGGCTAGCGTCTTCGGTTTGTCACCCGCACGGGCTTCCACACCGGGCAGACCATTGATTTCATATAAATCAGGGCCATTGGGCTCTTTTGACTTGTATGCAGATTTTTTCAGGACAGGAAATCCGGTGTCTTCATATACCGACGCAACAGCGGTCTGGCGTGGCGGTAATGATAATTTTTCGCGTACTGATGCTACCTGATTTACTGGTACAGGTAACGTAATGAGGTATTCGCGGTCGGTAGGTACCTTATCGTCGTTGAGCCACTTGTTATAGCTTTTAAGTTCTGCCGAAGCAATACCCAGAGATGCCGAAATTTCGTCAAAGCTCTGTCCCTTCCCATAATCCGATTCCATCAGGATCAGGGCATTGTTGGTTTTGTATCTCTCGATTCCAGCTTCCAGAGCTATTTTGTGCGCAAAAAACCGCAGCATGTAGCGGTCCGTTTTGCCGTTGAGCGTCACTTCGCGAGCGTATGCCCAGCTAGCCGGAACCACTTTTTTTACCCCCCCTGCACCCTGATAGTAGGAGTATAGCGTAGTAACCCAGTTATTGAACTGCTGATTGTTCTTTTTCAGGTACCAGGCTGCTGCGTGTGTGGAAGAACTGATATTTTTTCGTTCATCCACATCACCATCAACGCGAAGGTTTAGTTCACGCGCAGTTTCTGGTTTGAACTGCCAGTAACCGACTGCATTGGAAGAAGACACCACATCGGGACGGAACGAACTTTCCTGAACGGCGAGGTACTTGAAATCAATGGGAACCTCTTCATCCATTAAGATACCTTCCACAATTGGAAAATGGAGAATGGCGCGGTCCATTTTCTCTTCCCAAAACTTCTTATTAGACATCAGGCTTTTTACATCTGTTTCAATAATATCCTGTGCGCTTCTATCGAACTTAACCGTAATTCCTCCGAAAGATACACTTGCAGGGATTTCGGGATAACTCTGAGCGATGGCATGATTACCTGCGAAAAGCAGTAGCATACATGCAACTTTGATATAATTGATGTTTTTAATGAAAGTCCTGGCCATAAATTAAAATGCTTGGCTTAAAGATTAGTGTATTTATAGTTTTTGAAGGATCATCAACCCATCCCGGATAGGAAGCAAAATATTGGAAACACGGCTGTCTTCGTGAACCATACGGTTGAAATCCAGTAATGCCTGGGTGTCCTTATCAATTTTTGTTTGCTCGGACTGAATAACTTTACCGCTCCATAGCACATTGTCGGCGATCAGGAATCCACCGGGCCTCACCTTTTCAAGACAAAGGTTAAAATAAGAAGAATAATTTATTTTATCTGCATCAATAAAGACCAGATCGAAGGTATCGCTGAGCGTCGGCACAATGTCGAGCGCAACTCCAATGCGATAGTCGATAGAATCTTCAAACGGAGAACGCTTAAAAAAGTTGCGGGTGAAAGTTTCCAGCTCCTCATTAATATCAATGGTAATGAGCTTTCCGCCGGGCTTCAATCCTTCGCAAAGACAGATCGCGGAATATCCGGTATAAGTACCGATTTCCAGAATGCGCTCAGGACGGATCATTCTGGAAATCATAGATAAAAACCTTCCTTGCAGATGCCCGGACAACATACGGGGGTTGAGAATGTTGGCGTGGGTCTCCCGGTTCAAAGACTTTAGCAACTCACTCTCATTTTCCGTGTGCAGCACGGAATACTCCTCAATTTCCTCTGCCAAAAACTTCATTTTTAACTGTATTCTGTAAAAGTATAGCAATGTTGATTTTAATGAAATCAGCCGTTTGCTACGATGCGTTCAAGATAAGTTCCGTAGCCGCTTTTAACCAGCGGTTTGGCGATTTCACTTAGTTGTACTGCATCAATAAAGCCCATTCGGTAGGCAATCTCCTCAATGCAGCCGACCTTTAGGCCCTGCCGCTCTTCAATCACCTGAACAAATTGCCCGGCTTGCATCAGCGACTGGAAAGTGCCGGTATCGAGCCAGGCAGTACCACGGTTCAAGAC
The genomic region above belongs to Dyadobacter pollutisoli and contains:
- a CDS encoding O-methyltransferase gives rise to the protein MKFLAEEIEEYSVLHTENESELLKSLNRETHANILNPRMLSGHLQGRFLSMISRMIRPERILEIGTYTGYSAICLCEGLKPGGKLITIDINEELETFTRNFFKRSPFEDSIDYRIGVALDIVPTLSDTFDLVFIDADKINYSSYFNLCLEKVRPGGFLIADNVLWSGKVIQSEQTKIDKDTQALLDFNRMVHEDSRVSNILLPIRDGLMILQKL